Proteins encoded within one genomic window of Tindallia magadiensis:
- a CDS encoding iron chelate uptake ABC transporter family permease subunit produces MSEIASDSSIHRRASAFRSKKEEKQYWILLVVLISLGLLASYGLLVYNNPVPVTSPSFIPVVRRRMTALTAMIIAAICQSLSTVAFQSITNNRIITPSLLGFESLYTTIHTSTMFFFGAGAFISFQGVESFLIQVVLMVLLSLILYGWLLSGKYGNLQLMLLVGIIIGTGLRSVSSFMRRLLAPSEFDILQARLFASVNHADAAYFPLAIPLVLVAAFLIFAASKQLNVLALGKNAATSLGVKHRSNVIFVLVLISILMAVSTALVGPMTFYGFLVATLSYQATKTYDHRYLFPMALAIGFLIITGAYFVMYHVFAAQGVVSIIIELFGGITFLTVILRKGTL; encoded by the coding sequence ATGAGCGAGATAGCATCCGATTCATCCATTCATCGAAGGGCGAGTGCCTTTCGCTCTAAAAAAGAAGAAAAGCAATACTGGATATTGCTGGTGGTACTGATCAGCCTTGGCCTGTTAGCTTCCTATGGGCTTTTAGTCTATAACAATCCTGTTCCAGTTACCTCCCCCTCTTTTATACCGGTAGTCAGAAGAAGAATGACCGCACTAACAGCAATGATTATAGCCGCCATCTGCCAGAGTTTATCCACCGTTGCCTTTCAATCAATTACCAATAACAGGATTATCACCCCTTCCCTTTTAGGCTTTGAGTCACTGTACACCACTATTCACACAAGCACCATGTTTTTCTTTGGTGCAGGAGCCTTTATCAGCTTTCAGGGGGTCGAATCCTTTCTCATTCAAGTAGTGCTGATGGTACTCCTATCCTTGATACTTTACGGTTGGCTGCTTTCCGGAAAATATGGCAATTTACAACTGATGCTTCTGGTGGGCATTATTATTGGAACCGGCCTGAGATCCGTTTCCTCTTTTATGAGAAGGCTTCTTGCACCGTCGGAATTTGATATTTTACAGGCAAGGCTGTTTGCATCCGTCAATCATGCGGATGCGGCCTACTTTCCACTGGCAATCCCTTTGGTATTAGTAGCGGCTTTCCTTATTTTCGCTGCTTCAAAACAATTAAACGTGTTGGCTCTTGGTAAGAATGCTGCTACTTCTCTGGGAGTGAAACACCGTAGCAACGTTATTTTTGTTCTGGTGTTAATTTCCATCTTAATGGCTGTCTCCACCGCCCTGGTGGGGCCCATGACCTTCTACGGATTTCTGGTAGCAACCTTAAGCTATCAGGCAACAAAAACCTATGATCATCGGTATCTTTTTCCCATGGCCCTCGCCATAGGGTTTTTAATCATCACAGGTGCCTATTTTGTGATGTACCACGTCTTTGCAGCCCAAGGAGTGGTGTCTATTATTATCGAACTGTTTGGTGGAATAACATTTCTAACGGTGATTTTAAGGAAGGGAACATTATGA
- a CDS encoding tripartite tricarboxylate transporter substrate binding protein, with amino-acid sequence MKKKIVLLTVVALVVSLLTMGCNENGGDEGIYPSGNIEIIVPYSAGGGGDTVARILADALGNELNIQVNVINREGAGGELGIAEIAASEADGYTLGVFGYPDNFVLEHTRDTDFGFDDLEYLAAFDDMPMGIFAGPGSDFNTIDDVIAYGEENPGGITIGESGALGLLHVLAFSEHLGIETTPVNFEGGGELMNAILGAHVDLASTSSMSHDPIIDGGGHPIGFAAAERMDMFPDVPTFTELGYDLEMGVSRVLVVPAGVPEEVKVVLTEALDTIGNDPELKERFENAALPYRYLDHDSVNEVLQRSNQTLLPVIESNQQRFE; translated from the coding sequence ATGAAAAAGAAAATAGTTTTACTGACGGTGGTAGCTCTTGTAGTATCTTTACTTACAATGGGGTGCAATGAAAATGGGGGAGACGAAGGCATTTATCCGAGTGGCAACATAGAGATTATTGTTCCTTATAGCGCTGGTGGTGGAGGCGATACAGTTGCGAGAATTTTAGCCGACGCTTTAGGTAATGAACTGAACATTCAAGTGAATGTTATTAACCGTGAAGGTGCTGGAGGAGAATTGGGAATCGCTGAAATTGCAGCAAGCGAAGCAGATGGATATACACTGGGTGTGTTTGGTTACCCTGATAACTTTGTGTTAGAGCACACAAGAGACACGGATTTTGGTTTTGATGACTTAGAATATTTGGCAGCTTTTGATGACATGCCGATGGGGATTTTTGCAGGTCCAGGTAGTGATTTTAATACCATTGACGATGTGATTGCTTATGGGGAAGAAAATCCAGGTGGCATTACTATTGGTGAATCAGGGGCACTGGGCCTTCTACATGTATTGGCCTTCTCTGAACATTTGGGAATTGAAACCACGCCTGTTAATTTTGAGGGTGGAGGAGAATTAATGAATGCAATTCTTGGAGCTCATGTTGACCTTGCATCTACTTCTTCTATGAGTCATGATCCTATTATAGATGGTGGTGGACACCCTATTGGTTTTGCAGCAGCAGAGCGGATGGACATGTTTCCGGATGTGCCAACCTTTACAGAACTAGGATATGATCTTGAAATGGGAGTATCCAGAGTGTTGGTAGTTCCAGCGGGTGTTCCAGAAGAGGTAAAAGTAGTATTAACGGAAGCTTTGGACACCATTGGAAATGATCCTGAACTAAAGGAACGATTTGAAAATGCAGCACTTCCTTACAGATATTTAGATCATGATTCCGTGAACGAGGTACTTCAAAGATCAAACCAAACCTTATTACCAGTTATCGAGAGCAATCAGCAGCGCTTTGAATAG
- a CDS encoding sugar kinase, with protein sequence MKKVVTLGEIMLRLSTPGFQRFVQAENFDVCYGGGEANVCVSLANYGLEARFVTKVPTHEIGQSAVNALRRFGVDTNFIARGGDRLGIYFLESGASQRASKVIYDRARSAIAEADLSDFDWHQIFEGVDWFHFTGITPALGSKATEITMAACQKAKEMGVTVSVDLNYRKKLWTPEEANDVMSQLMKYVDVCIGNEEDAEKVFGIKADGTDVESGQIDHAAYEKVANQLIERFSFKYVASTLRESYSASDNGWSAMLCDGNKSYLSRKYDVRIVDRVGGGDSFASGLIYGLVTEKPLQEALEFAVAASAMKHTVPGDFNLVNREEVETLVKGDGSGRVQR encoded by the coding sequence ATGAAAAAAGTGGTGACATTAGGAGAAATCATGCTTCGTCTTTCAACACCCGGGTTTCAGAGATTTGTTCAGGCTGAAAACTTTGATGTGTGTTATGGCGGCGGAGAGGCAAACGTTTGCGTGTCTTTGGCTAATTATGGGCTGGAAGCACGCTTTGTAACAAAGGTTCCTACCCATGAAATTGGTCAAAGTGCTGTTAATGCATTGCGCCGTTTTGGTGTCGATACTAATTTTATAGCCCGTGGCGGTGACCGCCTGGGCATCTACTTTCTGGAGAGTGGTGCTTCTCAGCGTGCGTCTAAAGTAATTTATGACCGTGCTCGATCTGCTATTGCAGAAGCGGACCTATCAGATTTTGATTGGCATCAGATTTTTGAAGGAGTAGACTGGTTTCACTTTACTGGCATTACACCTGCACTTGGAAGCAAAGCTACGGAGATTACCATGGCAGCTTGTCAAAAAGCCAAGGAAATGGGCGTGACGGTATCGGTGGACTTGAACTATCGAAAAAAACTCTGGACACCGGAAGAAGCCAATGATGTAATGTCGCAGCTAATGAAATACGTCGATGTATGCATTGGTAATGAAGAGGATGCCGAGAAGGTTTTTGGCATCAAAGCCGACGGTACAGATGTGGAGTCAGGCCAGATTGATCATGCAGCATATGAAAAAGTTGCTAATCAGCTAATCGAAAGATTTAGCTTCAAATATGTGGCTTCTACACTGAGAGAAAGTTACTCCGCCTCAGATAACGGTTGGTCGGCAATGTTGTGTGATGGAAACAAATCATACCTATCCCGCAAATACGATGTGAGAATTGTAGACCGTGTAGGAGGAGGAGACTCCTTTGCTAGCGGATTGATCTATGGCTTAGTGACAGAAAAACCATTGCAAGAGGCGTTAGAGTTTGCTGTAGCCGCTTCCGCAATGAAGCATACAGTGCCTGGAGATTTTAACCTAGTTAATCGTGAGGAAGTGGAAACACTGGTAAAAGGTGATGGTTCAGGAAGAGTACAACGTTAA
- a CDS encoding iron ABC transporter ATP-binding protein has protein sequence MINIDHARKIYSDEVKIGPLKIDIPKAGLTSLIGPNGAGKSTALLMIGRLLDMDHGHIKVANMDVSHSKSKDLAKILTILRQENHFVTRLTVRQLVGFGRFPYSQGRLTKDDEVIISKYIDFFGLTCLENRYLEELSGGQRQRAYVAMVLCQETEYVLLDEPLNNLDVARSVQMMEHLRYAADQFGRTILMVMHDINFAAKYSDRICAMKNGEIATFGTVEEVMNPTVLTDIFETRIDIMKGPCGPVAVY, from the coding sequence ATGATAAACATTGATCATGCAAGAAAAATATATAGCGATGAAGTGAAGATAGGTCCCTTAAAGATTGATATTCCAAAAGCCGGTCTAACCTCTCTTATTGGACCAAACGGTGCCGGAAAATCAACCGCACTATTGATGATCGGAAGGCTCCTGGATATGGATCATGGCCACATAAAAGTAGCCAATATGGATGTTTCGCATTCAAAATCAAAAGACCTGGCCAAAATTCTGACCATCTTACGGCAGGAAAATCACTTTGTAACCCGACTAACCGTAAGGCAATTAGTTGGATTTGGCCGGTTTCCCTACTCCCAGGGACGATTAACAAAGGATGACGAAGTTATTATCTCCAAGTATATTGATTTCTTTGGCCTGACCTGTTTGGAAAATAGATATTTAGAAGAACTGTCCGGAGGTCAGAGGCAAAGAGCCTATGTAGCGATGGTTTTATGCCAAGAGACAGAATATGTTCTCTTGGACGAACCACTGAACAACCTTGACGTTGCCCGTTCTGTTCAGATGATGGAACATCTGAGGTATGCAGCCGATCAATTTGGAAGAACCATTCTGATGGTGATGCACGATATCAATTTTGCCGCAAAATATTCAGATAGAATTTGTGCCATGAAAAATGGAGAAATAGCTACGTTTGGAACCGTGGAAGAGGTAATGAATCCAACCGTACTGACCGATATTTTTGAAACAAGAATCGATATTATGAAAGGGCCATGTGGACCGGTGGCCGTTTACTAG
- a CDS encoding tripartite tricarboxylate transporter TctB family protein, whose amino-acid sequence MITNILLGVVWVAFSMIAYTQLGSLPAQSAMFPRMTILGMGAAGVLLIIDTLWKYRKGRFKSETTLTKETLIFQILIPATMLFVTYFMLRAVGFYISSFFLVVVVFLYQTYRAGGVYPKRRQVVKSLGVGGLITGTMYVIFTLLLRLPVPNGSLF is encoded by the coding sequence ATGATTACAAATATACTTTTAGGCGTAGTATGGGTAGCTTTTTCGATGATAGCATATACACAACTAGGAAGCTTGCCTGCACAGTCGGCGATGTTTCCGAGAATGACTATTCTTGGAATGGGTGCTGCGGGAGTATTATTAATCATAGATACTTTGTGGAAATATCGAAAAGGGAGATTTAAAAGTGAAACTACCCTTACAAAAGAAACGCTAATTTTTCAAATTCTAATTCCTGCAACAATGCTCTTTGTGACATATTTCATGCTTAGAGCAGTAGGGTTTTATATATCATCCTTCTTTTTAGTAGTTGTAGTGTTTCTTTATCAAACGTATCGGGCTGGTGGCGTCTATCCTAAAAGAAGACAAGTAGTAAAAAGTCTGGGAGTAGGTGGTCTTATTACCGGTACAATGTACGTGATTTTCACGTTGTTACTAAGGCTTCCTGTACCGAACGGAAGTTTGTTTTGA
- a CDS encoding ABC transporter permease, giving the protein MSANTTHNQNHKQWTKPFIAAVMAVLALAVISLFTGYYDIRGQEDGMKMLLITRVPRTAALMLTGAAMSMAGLVMQLITQNRLVEPTTTGTIEWSGLGLMFVYLFFPAPSLLLRMTGAIIFSFVGTMIFFLFLRSVKLRSSLIVPIIGMMLGAVISAISTFIGLVFDMTQNIETWFVGSFAPVQIGRYEYLWLIVGVVLLIFLYADRLTLAGLGEDIATNLGVNYNRIVLTGTGLISLAVGIVAAVIGNLPFLGLIVPNVVSMYRGDDLRSNLPWVCVLGMGTLTLCDIISRTIIMPFEVPVSLILGMAGSVVFIAILLRQRRLQ; this is encoded by the coding sequence GTGTCAGCAAACACAACGCATAATCAAAATCATAAACAATGGACAAAACCCTTCATAGCAGCCGTTATGGCTGTACTTGCTCTAGCTGTCATCTCCTTGTTCACCGGGTATTACGATATCCGGGGACAAGAAGATGGCATGAAAATGCTATTGATAACCCGTGTGCCACGAACCGCAGCCCTTATGCTTACAGGAGCCGCTATGTCAATGGCAGGGTTGGTAATGCAGCTGATCACACAGAACCGCCTGGTAGAGCCGACCACCACAGGAACCATCGAATGGTCAGGCTTAGGACTTATGTTTGTCTACCTTTTCTTTCCCGCCCCCAGCTTGTTGCTTAGAATGACAGGGGCCATCATCTTTTCTTTTGTAGGGACAATGATCTTTTTCCTATTTCTGAGAAGCGTAAAGCTCCGTTCCTCTTTAATCGTTCCCATTATCGGGATGATGCTTGGTGCTGTTATTTCCGCCATTTCCACCTTTATCGGCCTGGTGTTTGATATGACACAAAACATTGAAACCTGGTTTGTCGGTTCTTTTGCACCGGTTCAAATAGGCAGGTACGAGTATTTATGGTTGATTGTTGGCGTGGTTCTGCTGATTTTTCTTTATGCAGATAGACTGACCCTGGCTGGTTTAGGAGAAGATATTGCCACCAATCTGGGTGTTAACTATAATCGGATAGTGTTGACGGGCACCGGCCTTATTTCGCTGGCTGTTGGCATCGTGGCGGCGGTCATTGGCAACTTACCCTTTTTAGGGCTGATCGTTCCCAATGTTGTGTCGATGTACAGGGGAGACGATCTCAGAAGCAATCTGCCCTGGGTATGCGTGCTGGGCATGGGCACCCTAACGCTTTGCGATATTATTTCCCGCACCATTATCATGCCCTTTGAAGTGCCCGTTTCATTGATACTGGGAATGGCCGGATCAGTTGTCTTTATTGCCATACTACTGCGACAAAGGAGGCTGCAATGA
- a CDS encoding bifunctional 2-keto-4-hydroxyglutarate aldolase/2-keto-3-deoxy-6-phosphogluconate aldolase gives MISKIHTLSRICEVGIVAVVRAKNSQSAEKIARACIDGGIPAIEITFTVPGAEKVISELKQKFGPEELILGAGTVLDSETARMAILAGAEYVVSPGFDLATAKLCNRYQIPYMPGCMTLTEMIQAMEAGADVIKVFPGSAFGPNYIKAIKGPLPQVPLMPTGGVSLDNVDEWIRNGCVAVGVGSELTGGAKSGDYEKITQTALQFTEKIKEARN, from the coding sequence GTGATTTCTAAAATACATACCTTATCCCGAATTTGTGAAGTCGGAATTGTGGCAGTGGTACGTGCAAAAAACAGTCAATCAGCGGAAAAAATTGCCCGTGCATGCATTGATGGTGGTATTCCGGCAATCGAAATCACTTTTACAGTACCAGGAGCTGAGAAAGTTATCAGTGAGCTAAAGCAAAAGTTTGGCCCCGAAGAGTTAATCCTTGGCGCAGGCACCGTCCTTGACAGTGAAACAGCACGAATGGCCATTCTTGCGGGAGCTGAGTATGTGGTAAGCCCTGGTTTTGATCTGGCGACAGCAAAATTATGCAATCGTTATCAAATTCCCTATATGCCCGGTTGCATGACATTGACAGAGATGATTCAAGCGATGGAAGCTGGTGCCGATGTAATAAAAGTTTTTCCGGGAAGCGCTTTTGGCCCGAATTATATTAAAGCAATTAAAGGTCCGTTGCCTCAAGTACCGCTTATGCCAACGGGTGGGGTTAGTCTGGACAATGTGGATGAATGGATTCGTAATGGCTGTGTAGCTGTGGGTGTCGGCAGTGAGCTAACCGGTGGTGCCAAATCCGGTGATTATGAAAAGATAACGCAGACAGCCCTCCAGTTTACAGAAAAAATTAAAGAAGCACGAAACTAA
- a CDS encoding tripartite tricarboxylate transporter permease → MDSLQILLGILSPSVLLVIFVGVLIGIIVGAIPGLNGAIGISLLLPITFTLEPQIGLLLLGGIYMGGMYGGSITAILLNVPGDVVAAPAAMEGYPLTKQGRSKEALYYSIFSSMFGGVIGVLILIFFTPPLARFALQFGPAEMFFIALSGLVVIGALGGNIYKSLFAVFFGLFISTIGVDAITASQRFTMGNINLRSGISVVPVVLGLFCLAEMFLNIGKKSNELVTYKEQNIKRITVIKDIVKHKMLVIKGSLIGTFVGLLPGVGTTLAVFLSYGEAKRVSEKPEDFENGNVEGIIAAESANNATVGSTMVPLLALGVPGSPTTAIIAGALIIHGIILGPSLFVQRPDVAYTFIFGMMMTVVAMTIIGAFGIKYFAYILKIKMEYIVPTVLVFTLFGAYSLRNNVFDILIALVLGVVGAIFKKTGVPLAPIIIGVVLGGLIETNLVRSMTIAEARQISLIQYMLTNPLAIGLLALVCVIFYVVIKMRVKTKSVS, encoded by the coding sequence ATGGATTCGCTACAGATTTTATTAGGAATCCTATCACCCAGTGTTCTGTTGGTGATTTTTGTAGGTGTGCTCATTGGTATTATAGTGGGTGCAATACCAGGCCTGAACGGTGCAATTGGAATTTCATTGCTCCTTCCAATTACATTTACCTTAGAGCCACAGATAGGTCTTTTGCTCCTAGGGGGAATCTACATGGGTGGAATGTATGGTGGGTCTATTACAGCTATATTGCTCAATGTTCCTGGAGATGTGGTTGCTGCACCGGCGGCGATGGAAGGATATCCCTTAACAAAACAAGGTCGTTCGAAAGAAGCTCTTTACTACTCCATTTTTTCCAGCATGTTCGGGGGGGTTATAGGAGTTTTGATTTTAATCTTCTTTACACCACCGCTCGCACGATTTGCATTGCAATTTGGTCCCGCAGAAATGTTTTTTATTGCTCTGAGCGGACTGGTTGTTATTGGTGCTCTTGGAGGGAATATTTACAAATCTCTTTTCGCAGTCTTTTTTGGATTGTTTATTAGTACTATTGGTGTTGATGCCATTACGGCATCTCAACGGTTCACCATGGGGAATATAAACTTGCGCTCGGGAATTTCTGTTGTTCCTGTGGTATTGGGGTTATTTTGTCTGGCAGAGATGTTTTTAAATATAGGGAAAAAATCCAATGAATTGGTTACGTATAAAGAACAGAATATAAAAAGAATAACGGTTATTAAAGATATAGTAAAACATAAAATGCTTGTGATTAAAGGATCTTTGATTGGAACTTTTGTAGGACTTCTTCCTGGTGTTGGAACGACTCTAGCCGTATTTTTATCCTATGGAGAAGCAAAACGGGTATCAGAGAAACCGGAGGATTTTGAAAATGGAAACGTGGAAGGAATCATTGCTGCAGAATCTGCGAACAATGCAACCGTCGGAAGTACAATGGTACCCTTGTTGGCCTTGGGTGTTCCTGGAAGCCCTACGACAGCCATTATTGCAGGAGCACTTATTATTCACGGAATTATCCTTGGGCCAAGTTTGTTTGTTCAGCGGCCGGACGTGGCATATACGTTTATTTTCGGAATGATGATGACGGTAGTTGCGATGACGATAATTGGTGCTTTTGGAATCAAATACTTTGCCTATATACTAAAAATAAAAATGGAATATATCGTGCCCACTGTTTTAGTATTCACTCTTTTCGGTGCATATAGTCTTCGAAATAACGTGTTTGATATTTTAATCGCATTAGTTCTTGGCGTGGTAGGAGCAATTTTCAAGAAAACAGGGGTTCCTTTGGCTCCGATTATCATTGGGGTGGTGCTTGGAGGCTTGATTGAGACAAATCTAGTACGATCCATGACGATTGCTGAAGCGAGGCAAATTTCATTAATTCAGTACATGCTGACCAACCCCTTGGCAATTGGGTTGTTAGCCTTAGTTTGTGTAATATTTTATGTGGTTATAAAAATGCGAGTTAAAACGAAATCGGTATCGTAA
- a CDS encoding MBL fold metallo-hydrolase, which translates to MQPHKNAYNKHWLLLLATILLFSLFAGCARDAEESPVSVETEKSHIEAETVEETNGTSEKTPIAAEGTLIVHFIDVGQGDATLIQTPGGKTLLMDAGDNGQGDHVVGYLKALGIDTIDALIFTHPHADHIGGGPEVVRAFDIGALYMPKVSHTTQTFENLLLAIEEKGLRVKTAKAGIALELDPALETMMIGPHSETYDNLNDYSASIRMVHGSNALVITGDAEETAELEMVNSGMDISANLLRVGHHGSSSSSIPEFLQAVDPDYGVISLGADNRYGHPHQEVIQRLQEGNIEIYRTDQQSTIIAVSDGESWQFDTQPVTDFSEEWTQEEEKAKEETKEETDDPTVTEPPEEGYIGNVNSDIFHTSDCNSLPAEHNRIHFNSRDEAIEAGQRPCQRCNP; encoded by the coding sequence ATGCAACCACATAAAAATGCGTACAACAAACACTGGCTGCTCCTGTTGGCAACCATCCTGTTGTTCTCACTCTTTGCCGGCTGTGCCAGAGATGCAGAAGAATCACCAGTCAGCGTAGAAACAGAAAAAAGCCATATAGAGGCAGAAACAGTCGAAGAAACAAACGGAACATCAGAAAAAACACCAATAGCGGCCGAAGGCACCCTAATCGTCCACTTTATCGACGTTGGTCAGGGAGACGCCACTTTGATTCAAACTCCGGGAGGCAAAACCCTTCTGATGGATGCGGGAGATAACGGACAGGGGGATCATGTCGTCGGCTATCTAAAAGCCCTTGGTATCGATACGATCGATGCTTTAATCTTCACCCACCCTCATGCGGACCATATCGGAGGCGGGCCGGAAGTAGTCAGAGCTTTTGACATCGGTGCTCTCTACATGCCGAAGGTCAGTCACACCACACAAACCTTTGAAAACTTACTTCTGGCCATTGAAGAAAAAGGCCTGCGGGTTAAAACCGCTAAAGCCGGTATTGCCTTAGAATTAGATCCGGCACTGGAAACCATGATGATCGGACCCCATAGTGAGACCTATGACAATCTGAATGACTACTCTGCCAGCATTCGAATGGTTCATGGAAGCAATGCACTTGTTATCACTGGTGATGCAGAAGAAACAGCAGAACTGGAAATGGTAAACAGTGGAATGGATATTTCAGCGAACCTGCTTCGAGTTGGCCATCATGGCAGCAGCTCTTCCTCCATCCCAGAATTCCTGCAAGCCGTTGATCCGGATTATGGTGTCATTTCCTTGGGAGCAGACAATCGTTACGGTCATCCACATCAGGAAGTAATTCAACGGTTACAGGAAGGAAATATTGAGATCTACCGAACCGATCAGCAGAGTACCATCATTGCTGTCAGCGATGGCGAAAGCTGGCAATTTGACACCCAGCCAGTAACCGACTTCTCCGAAGAATGGACACAGGAAGAGGAAAAAGCAAAAGAAGAAACGAAAGAGGAAACAGATGATCCGACTGTAACAGAACCACCAGAAGAAGGTTATATCGGCAATGTAAATTCAGATATTTTTCATACATCAGACTGCAACTCACTTCCGGCAGAACATAACCGGATACATTTTAACAGCCGGGATGAAGCCATAGAAGCTGGGCAGCGACCGTGTCAGCGGTGCAATCCATAG
- a CDS encoding DUF3006 domain-containing protein — MKIIIDRFEGDHAVAELENGDKVTILKVVLPPLADEGDVIRIEIDEEATERRRRRIEGLMDQLWED, encoded by the coding sequence ATGAAGATTATCATTGATCGATTTGAAGGAGATCACGCAGTGGCAGAATTAGAAAATGGCGATAAGGTCACTATTCTTAAAGTTGTATTGCCACCTTTAGCAGATGAAGGGGATGTGATCCGCATCGAAATTGATGAAGAAGCAACGGAAAGAAGAAGGAGAAGAATAGAAGGACTAATGGATCAGCTATGGGAAGATTAG
- the ilvD gene encoding dihydroxy-acid dehydratase: MLKSQEIREKAPEMDSLRMGMGWSKEELEKPQIIIESTYGQSHPGSVHLDQLVEEVYQGICENGGKPAKYFATDICDGQAQGHDGMNYSLASREYITNLIEIHMGATPFDAGVFIASCDKGMPAHLQAIARMKIPSIVLTGGVMKAGPGMLTLEQIGTYSAKFQRKEITKEAFTHFKHNACPSCGACSFMGTAGTMQVMAEALGMALPGTAFMPATAEELKKHARAVGKQTLALIDNNLTADKILTEKAFENAIMVHAAVAGSSNTLLHLPAIARELGLELKPETFDEIHRKIPYILNVRPSGEFPGEYFWYAGGVPSIMEEIKEFLHLDVMTVTGNTLGENLQELKKSHYYEQCYQLLEEKGFVKEDIIKTKDNPIRKEGAIGILKGNLAPEGAVVKHSAIPKEMMEATLVARPFDSEEEAIEAILSKKIKPGDGVLIRYEGPKGSGMPEMFYTTEAIASDPELASTTALITDGRFSGATRGPAIGHVSPEACEGGPIALVEEGDLIELDIPKRQLNIIGVKEKLLERKEIEKIIQDRKNRWNKPRAKYTKGALGVYTKLAVSPMKGGYME, encoded by the coding sequence ATGCTAAAGAGTCAGGAAATACGAGAAAAAGCGCCAGAAATGGATTCTCTTCGAATGGGTATGGGTTGGTCGAAAGAAGAACTGGAAAAACCGCAGATTATCATTGAAAGCACCTACGGTCAAAGTCATCCAGGAAGTGTTCATTTAGATCAACTCGTTGAGGAAGTCTATCAAGGTATCTGTGAAAATGGTGGAAAACCAGCCAAGTATTTTGCTACGGATATTTGTGACGGTCAAGCCCAAGGCCACGATGGAATGAATTACTCGCTGGCATCAAGAGAGTATATTACTAATTTGATCGAAATTCATATGGGAGCAACTCCTTTTGATGCGGGTGTCTTTATTGCAAGTTGTGATAAAGGTATGCCTGCTCACCTTCAGGCCATTGCACGAATGAAAATTCCTTCTATTGTCTTAACTGGTGGAGTAATGAAAGCGGGTCCAGGGATGCTAACCTTAGAGCAGATTGGAACTTACAGTGCAAAATTTCAACGTAAGGAAATTACCAAAGAAGCATTTACTCATTTTAAGCATAATGCTTGTCCTTCTTGTGGAGCTTGTTCTTTTATGGGAACGGCAGGAACGATGCAAGTAATGGCAGAAGCGCTGGGAATGGCACTGCCGGGGACTGCATTTATGCCGGCTACTGCAGAGGAATTGAAAAAACATGCCCGGGCAGTGGGAAAACAAACCCTTGCTCTTATTGATAATAACCTAACAGCAGATAAAATTTTGACAGAAAAAGCTTTTGAAAACGCAATAATGGTTCATGCCGCAGTGGCGGGATCATCCAATACACTGCTCCATCTTCCGGCCATTGCCCGAGAACTTGGTTTGGAGCTTAAACCGGAAACCTTCGATGAGATTCATCGTAAAATCCCGTATATCCTCAATGTGCGTCCCAGTGGCGAATTTCCAGGTGAATATTTTTGGTATGCAGGAGGGGTCCCTAGCATCATGGAAGAAATTAAAGAATTTCTTCATTTAGACGTGATGACAGTTACGGGAAATACTCTTGGCGAAAACTTACAAGAACTGAAAAAAAGTCATTATTATGAACAGTGCTATCAATTATTAGAAGAAAAAGGTTTTGTAAAAGAAGATATTATTAAAACTAAGGATAATCCTATTAGAAAAGAAGGAGCTATTGGTATTCTTAAAGGAAACCTAGCGCCAGAAGGAGCTGTGGTTAAGCACTCAGCAATTCCTAAAGAAATGATGGAAGCAACTTTAGTGGCACGTCCTTTTGATAGCGAGGAAGAAGCTATCGAAGCTATTTTATCAAAGAAAATAAAGCCAGGAGACGGGGTGCTTATTCGTTATGAGGGGCCAAAAGGTTCCGGAATGCCTGAGATGTTCTACACGACGGAGGCGATAGCGTCTGATCCTGAATTAGCGTCTACAACCGCATTGATAACAGATGGAAGATTTTCTGGTGCCACAAGAGGACCAGCTATAGGTCATGTTTCTCCAGAAGCTTGTGAAGGTGGACCTATTGCTCTTGTGGAGGAAGGAGATCTTATTGAATTAGATATTCCGAAGAGACAATTGAATATTATTGGAGTTAAAGAAAAGCTTTTGGAGAGAAAAGAAATAGAGAAGATTATTCAGGACCGAAAAAATCGCTGGAATAAACCAAGAGCCAAATACACGAAAGGTGCGTTGGGTGTATATACAAAACTAGCGGTTTCTCCTATGAAAGGCGGATATATGGAATAA